The stretch of DNA ACATATAGGAGTCCTCTTCTATATCTTAGGATGGTATTTCCTCCTAGGGAGGCGAGTACCATTCAGGGAGGCCTTCCTAATAGGATGGGTGAGTCTCTTCGTGAGCTTACTGATTCCAACAGCTTCTACAAGTGGAGAAATAGCTAGGATATACTTAGTGAGTAAGAGAGATAGTATAAGTCCAGCTGAAGCACTCTCCTCAATAATAGTCCATAGGATAGTCATGATAGTTCCTTTCATAGTTAGCATAACACTTGGCTTCTCCTATTTAATGAGTTTCGCTTTCAAGGGCGACGCAACTGTAATATTACTGCCCATAATAATCCTGGCACTAGTTTTCTACATAATATACGAGATCAGCCTGAGGGAGGATTACATAGAGAGAGCGATCTCAATAGTGGAGAGGGTCCTTAAAAGGAACTTGGAGAATAGCAGGAAGATGGCAAAGGAATATGTCTCCTCCTTCAAGTATTTGATATCGAATAAGTCCATCCTCTCAATCACAATGGCTTGTGCTTTCCTCAACTGGTTCTTCGATATGCTCCCCATCTTCATCTATTTTCACGCATTAGGCCATAATCTGAATCCCCTCTTGGGGGTACTCATCTACTCAGTATCCATAATACTCATCCTGATCCCTATAGGGATCCCCGGGAATGTGGGCATTAGGGAATGGGTGATGACAGCACTATTAACGACAATAGGACTTAGCAGCGGGGAGGCGCTCGCGATAACACTAACATCATCTACGATAACTGTATTCCTGAATGAGCTTTTCTTCGGGCTCTTAGCTTACGTGATCCTACTCTCTTCCCCTAGCCCAAGTAAAAGTTTTAATTAAATACGTGCGACAATATAGAGGGATCCCGTGCCTAGGTTCGCATCAAGGATGAGTAGTCTGGGTGTTGAGGGAGCTTTTATAGTCCTAGCGAAAGCTAGGGAGCTGGAGAGAGAGGGAAAGCATATAGTACATCTTGAGATAGGGGAGCCGGGATACAATCCGCCTAAACATGTGATAGAGGCTACTAAGAAGGCAGTAGAAGAGGGTATGACGAAATATACTCCATCCGCAGGGATTTATGAGTTAAGGGAAGCTATAGCTGAGAGAGTTTCTGAGACTAGAGGTATAGATGTTAAGCCTGAGAATGTCGTAGTTACTACTGGTGCTAAGCTCGCGATATTCGGCGCTCTAATGTCATTTATAGATCCAGGGGATGAAGTGATAATCCCGATGCCAGCTTACCCAACTTATGAAAGTGTCACTAAGTTTGTAGGAGGCATCGTGAAACCTGTAGTCCTGAAAGAGGAGAGAGGTTTCTCCCCAAGCATAGATGACATAATGAAGGAGGTTTCGAACAGGACGAAAGCTATAGTGATAAATACGCCCTCTAACCCAACTGGGGCCGTCTACAGCAGGAGAGATTTGGAGGAGATAGTCAAGCTAGCGAGGGAGAGGGATATCTTAGTGATATCTGATGAGATCTACGAGGATATAATATTTGACGGCAGGAAGCATGAGAGCATACTATCGATACCAGGAGCTGAGGAAGTCTCTATAATGATAAGCGGGTTCAGTAAGACATGGGCTATGACAGGATACAGATTAGGATATGCTGTCGGAAAGAAGGAGTTCGTAGATAAAATAGCTCAAGTGCAGCTCAATACATCGTCCTGCCCCGCTCATTTCGCTCAAGTCGCAGCTATACATGCTATAAGGGGACCTCAGGATGAAGTACATGAGATGGTTAGGGATTACGAGAGGAAGAGGGATGCTATATACGATGAGATATCTAGGATAAAGGGATTCAGCATGCTTAAACCAGCGGGAACATTTTATGCGTTCCCGAACATAAGAGGAACAGGGCTATCATCGAATGAGCTCGCAGATAGACTTTTACGTGAAGCTGGAGTGGCTCTTCTCTCTGGAACGGCTTTCGGAGATGCTGGTGAGGGATACTTGAGGATCTCTTTCGCGGGTCCCATGGAGGATATAAAAGAGGGAATGAGGAGAATAAGGGAATTTATTTCATCACTATAGATCTAATATTTCAACTTTTTTCTCTTCTGTATCTACGACAGCGATAGTTCTCCTCCCAGATAACTTGCCGCAGGTCTCCCCTGGATTCACTACGAGTGCTTCATTAACTCGCTCGACGTGGACCTCGTGCGTATGCCCGTAGAGGATGAAATCGAACCTCCCGCTCCTGGCTAGCGATATCGCGACAAATTTCGTCAGATCTTTTTCCCCAAATCCGTGAAAAATCAGAAATCTCTTCCCATTTATCTCGAGTTCAACGGGACTGGGATGATAGATACCTCCCTCATTACTCATGAGTGCTACGAGCACCTCTGAATCATTATTGCCCCTGAGGATCCTGAACGGTATTCCCGAGTTTAGAATTGGAATTAATGCAAATGGCGAGATAAGATCACCTAAATGAATTATTTCATCGACACCTATCCT from Candidatus Korarchaeum sp. encodes:
- a CDS encoding flippase-like domain-containing protein encodes the protein MENQREIPRIGIKNVILILVGLALTVPLLITFDFKSAAERIAEIGIVPIILAFASIHIGVLFYILGWYFLLGRRVPFREAFLIGWVSLFVSLLIPTASTSGEIARIYLVSKRDSISPAEALSSIIVHRIVMIVPFIVSITLGFSYLMSFAFKGDATVILLPIIILALVFYIIYEISLREDYIERAISIVERVLKRNLENSRKMAKEYVSSFKYLISNKSILSITMACAFLNWFFDMLPIFIYFHALGHNLNPLLGVLIYSVSIILILIPIGIPGNVGIREWVMTALLTTIGLSSGEALAITLTSSTITVFLNELFFGLLAYVILLSSPSPSKSFN
- a CDS encoding pyridoxal phosphate-dependent aminotransferase, with protein sequence MPRFASRMSSLGVEGAFIVLAKARELEREGKHIVHLEIGEPGYNPPKHVIEATKKAVEEGMTKYTPSAGIYELREAIAERVSETRGIDVKPENVVVTTGAKLAIFGALMSFIDPGDEVIIPMPAYPTYESVTKFVGGIVKPVVLKEERGFSPSIDDIMKEVSNRTKAIVINTPSNPTGAVYSRRDLEEIVKLARERDILVISDEIYEDIIFDGRKHESILSIPGAEEVSIMISGFSKTWAMTGYRLGYAVGKKEFVDKIAQVQLNTSSCPAHFAQVAAIHAIRGPQDEVHEMVRDYERKRDAIYDEISRIKGFSMLKPAGTFYAFPNIRGTGLSSNELADRLLREAGVALLSGTAFGDAGEGYLRISFAGPMEDIKEGMRRIREFISSL
- a CDS encoding metallophosphoesterase — its product is MLIGVMSDSHDDVESIERALEIFQRIGVDEIIHLGDLISPFALIPILNSGIPFRILRGNNDSEVLVALMSNEGGIYHPSPVELEINGKRFLIFHGFGEKDLTKFVAISLARSGRFDFILYGHTHEVHVERVNEALVVNPGETCGKLSGRRTIAVVDTEEKKVEILDL